In Candidatus Parvarchaeota archaeon, the sequence CCTGACTTGCCGCCAAATTCAAAGCTTGAGCTTTCTACCTGTTCCAATAATTTAATCCCAAGCTCATGCTCCAGTTTTCTTGCAAGTCCCTCGGAAGGCCTGGCAGTTTCCTTTTCAATCCTGTCAAGAAAAGATTCCTTTTCGTTGAGTCTTTCAGCAACAACCGCAAGGCTCAGTCCGTATCTCTCCCTTGCCCGCCTTATAGTGCTGCCAAAATCATCAACTACCTCAAGCTCTGTTTTTGAGGCAGGGCTTGATAAAAACCCTCCACCTGCCTGGTTTTGCCTTGCCGGGGCAGCTTGCCTTGGCATTGAGATAATTTTTGCCCCGCTGCTGCATCCATGGCAGACATAAAGCTTTGCCCCCTCTACCATCGCAAGTATGTCTCCGCCTTCCCTGCCGCATATTTCGCATTCCATGACAACACCTGCCAACCTGCACCAAGCTTAATTTTTTAATTTACCTCGGGCACCCTCGTGCCTGCCTATCTCATTTAATTTCTCGCATAAAGTATATTCTTTATCAAAAACCTTTATTATCCTCCCATGCCTCATAAAAACAGCCTCATTTAAATATGCTATTGGACATTGATATGCCCATGGGCCACAAGGAACTGTTCTGCTCACTTTCAACCGTAGCCCTAGGCTTTGCCGCGCTTTTCTATATCCTCAATGCAAACCTTGGCGGGCTGGCCACTTTTGTCCTTTCAGTAGTCCTGCTTTGCGCATGCGGCCTGATTTTGCAAAAGCTCCATGCCATTGAGGGCCAGTGGGGCCTTCTTATGCTTAGGACAAAGGCAGGCCTTGGAAGGATTGATGCGCTTGCAAAAAAACACCCAGAAGTCTGGAACATGCTAACGGACTTTGGCCTTGTTT encodes:
- a CDS encoding TIGR00270 family protein, coding for MECEICGREGGDILAMVEGAKLYVCHGCSSGAKIISMPRQAAPARQNQAGGGFLSSPASKTELEVVDDFGSTIRRARERYGLSLAVVAERLNEKESFLDRIEKETARPSEGLARKLEHELGIKLLEQVESSSFEFGGKSGKGMTLGDVLEIEKKKKR